From the Salarias fasciatus chromosome 16, fSalaFa1.1, whole genome shotgun sequence genome, one window contains:
- the atp6ap2 gene encoding renin receptor, with translation MSLTSCRRMEAIFSAAFAICFILTTAVHGDSLTVLQAPEFVSFQKGDWPVSGEKIPDLVALTMGFSVQEDLSWPGLQAGPLFQRPRANVLVVVRGADSLALPQSVASYPLENPVPFTMDSVAETVHSLFAEDTPVVLQLAPSEERLYMLGKANAVFEDLPVTLQQIRARLSQDGSVLASLPLNSLSRNAEADLLFLSEVQVLHDITALLQRHRHLAKDHSPDLYSLELSGLEELSRLYGQDSPQYRDAAAILASVLQKFGEDVYGLYGNSAVVEVVTVKTFEAPLTRKSRSILQSRQATNTGSPYNLAYKYNFQYAVVFNIVLWLMIGLALAVIAIAYNLWNMDPGYDSIIYRMTNQKIRMD, from the exons ATGTCGCTGACTAGCTGTCGAAGGATGGAGGCTATCTTTTCTGCCGCGTTCGCCATCTGCTTCATTCTCACAACCG CCGTCCACGGAGACAGCTTGACGGTGCTCCAGGCTCCGGAGTTCGTCTCCTTCCAGAAAGGCGACTGGCCGGTTTCTGGAGAGAAGATCCCCGACCTGGTGGCTCTGACCATGGGCTTCTCCGTCCAGGAG GACCTGTCGTGGCCGGGCCTCCAGGCCGGCCCGCTGTTCCAGAGGCCCCGGGCCAACGTGCTGGTGGTGGTGAGAGGCGCCGACAGCCTGGCGCTGCCCCAGAGCGTGGCGTCCTACCCCTTAGAGAAC CCGGTCCCCTTCACCATGGACAGCGTGGCGGAGACCGTCCACTCTCTGTTCGCCGAGGACACGCCCGTGGTGCTGCAGCTGGCGCCCAGCGAGGAG AGGCTCTACATGCTGGGCAAGGCCAACGCCGTGTTCGAGGACTTACCGGTCACCTTGCAGCAGATCCGTGCCCGTCTGTCCCAGGACGGCTCGGTGCTGGCCTCGCTGCCGCTCAACTCGCTCAGCAGGAACGCAGAG GCCGATTTGCTTTTCCTGTCGGAGGTTCAGGTCCTGCACGATATCACGGCTCTG ctgcagaggcaCCGACACCTGGCCAAAGACCACTCCCCTGACCTGTACTCGCTGGAGCTGTCgggcctggaggagctgagccgGCTGTACGGCCAGGACTCCCCTCAGTACCGCGACGCCGCCGCCATCCTGGCTTCTGTTCTGCAGAAG TTCGGAGAGGACGTGTACGGTCTCTACGGTAACAGTGCGGTGGTGGAGGTCGTCACGGTGAAGACCTTCGAAGCTCCTCTGACCAGGAAGTCCCGCTCCATCCTGCAGTCCAGACAAGCC ACGAACACCGGCAGCCCGTACAACCTGGCCTACAAGTACAACTTCCAGTACGCCGTGGTCTTCAACATCGTGCTGTGGCTGATGATCGGCCTCGCCCTCGCCGTCATCGCCATCGCGTACAACCTGTGGAACATGGACCCCGGCTATGACAGCATCATCTACAGGATGACCAATCAGAAGATCAGGATGGActga